One Methylomarinovum tepidoasis DNA window includes the following coding sequences:
- the glgP gene encoding alpha-glucan family phosphorylase: MSDAVYPPACFPHLPEALRELIPLALDLRWSWSHVSDVLWETLDPEAWRLTGNPWLILQSVSPAKLEALAQDPDFCRRLEEIAAERRRYLERPTWFQEAGGQTPLQHIAYFCMEYGLTEALPLYSGGLGILAGDYLKSCSDLGLPVIGIGLLYQEGYFRQILDEEGNQVAVYPNNNPWELPVTPVRTDDGQILRMHYQFNGFNLWVRVWQAQIGRTRLYLLDLNDPANPPSDRCITDRLYGGGTEQRLQQEILLGIVGWQLLERLGLTATLCHLNEGHAAFAVLERARSYMRRHRVDFELALTVTRAGNLFTTHTPVAAGFDRFPPALIRRYFSHYCDTLGIPVAQLLALGRSDPGDDSEPFNMAWLAIRGSGAVNGVSRLHGEVSRRIFSPLFPRWPVVEVPVGHVTNGVHTPSWDSPESDRLWTDTCGEERWICDPCHTSELIRKVDGGRLWECRTRNRRRLVQFIRDLRAQRPASFNYLPADTPLLDPNILTLGFARRFTGYKRPNLLLTDPARLLRLFTHPHHPVQLVLAGKAHPQDWEGQAMLRDWIQFIRSHPEIAGRIVFLPDYDMQLAEQIVEGVDAWINTPRRPWEACGTSGMKVLVNGGLNISELDGWWAEAYDPAVGWAIGDGREHDSDPAWDRFEAEQLYQILETEVAPAFYHRDPHGIPTRWLAKMRESMARLTPHFSANRMVRQYTEQYYLPLAQDYVRRHRDDQAVARDLLAWRHRLESQWHTLHFGELEVSREGDVYRFQVQVYLGTLAPEAVQVEIYADPQAAGEPPWRFPMTPAHPLLGSVGGFLYRGEAPALRPQEHYTVRIVPRHTEAKIPLEVMPILWQR; the protein is encoded by the coding sequence ATGTCCGACGCCGTCTATCCGCCTGCCTGTTTCCCCCATCTGCCCGAAGCCTTACGCGAACTCATCCCCCTGGCGCTGGATCTGCGCTGGTCCTGGAGTCACGTCAGCGATGTGCTGTGGGAAACCCTGGATCCGGAAGCCTGGCGCCTGACCGGCAATCCCTGGTTGATCCTGCAGAGCGTTTCCCCGGCCAAGCTGGAAGCCCTGGCCCAAGATCCCGATTTCTGCCGGCGACTGGAAGAAATCGCCGCCGAGCGCCGGCGTTATCTGGAACGGCCCACGTGGTTTCAGGAAGCCGGCGGGCAAACGCCTCTACAGCACATCGCTTATTTCTGCATGGAATACGGCCTCACCGAAGCGCTGCCGCTCTACTCCGGTGGGCTCGGCATCCTGGCCGGGGATTACTTGAAAAGCTGCAGCGACCTGGGGCTGCCGGTGATCGGCATCGGCCTGCTGTATCAGGAGGGCTACTTCCGCCAGATCCTCGACGAGGAGGGCAACCAAGTCGCCGTCTATCCCAACAACAACCCCTGGGAACTGCCGGTCACGCCGGTCCGCACCGATGACGGCCAAATCCTGCGGATGCACTATCAATTCAACGGCTTCAACCTGTGGGTGCGGGTGTGGCAGGCCCAGATCGGCCGCACCCGCCTCTATCTGCTCGATCTCAACGATCCCGCCAATCCTCCCTCGGACCGCTGCATCACCGACCGCCTCTACGGCGGCGGCACCGAACAGCGGCTGCAGCAGGAAATCCTCCTCGGCATCGTCGGCTGGCAGTTGCTGGAACGGCTGGGGCTGACGGCGACGCTCTGCCACCTCAACGAAGGCCATGCCGCCTTTGCGGTCCTGGAGCGGGCCCGCAGTTACATGCGCCGCCACCGGGTGGACTTCGAGCTGGCCCTGACCGTCACCCGCGCCGGCAATCTGTTCACCACCCACACGCCGGTGGCCGCCGGGTTCGACCGTTTCCCCCCGGCGCTGATCCGCCGTTATTTCAGTCATTACTGTGACACGCTGGGCATCCCGGTGGCGCAGCTGCTGGCCCTCGGCAGAAGCGATCCCGGCGACGACAGCGAACCGTTCAACATGGCCTGGCTCGCCATTCGCGGCAGCGGAGCGGTCAACGGCGTCAGCCGCCTGCACGGGGAGGTCAGCCGCCGTATCTTCTCTCCCCTGTTTCCCCGTTGGCCGGTGGTGGAAGTGCCGGTGGGCCATGTCACCAACGGGGTGCACACCCCGTCGTGGGATTCGCCTGAATCCGATCGCCTCTGGACCGACACCTGCGGCGAGGAACGCTGGATCTGCGATCCCTGTCACACCAGCGAACTGATCCGCAAAGTGGATGGGGGGCGCCTGTGGGAGTGCCGCACCCGCAACCGCCGCCGGTTAGTGCAGTTCATCCGTGATCTCAGAGCCCAGCGGCCGGCCTCCTTCAACTATCTTCCAGCCGACACCCCCCTGCTCGATCCCAACATCCTCACCCTGGGCTTCGCCCGCCGCTTCACCGGCTACAAACGCCCCAACCTCCTGCTCACCGATCCGGCCCGGCTGCTGCGCCTGTTCACCCATCCCCACCATCCCGTGCAGCTGGTGCTGGCGGGCAAGGCCCATCCGCAGGACTGGGAAGGCCAGGCGATGCTGCGGGACTGGATTCAGTTCATCCGCAGTCACCCGGAAATCGCCGGCCGGATCGTGTTCCTGCCCGATTACGACATGCAGCTGGCAGAACAGATCGTCGAAGGCGTGGACGCCTGGATCAACACCCCCAGGCGCCCGTGGGAGGCGTGCGGCACTTCCGGGATGAAGGTGCTGGTCAATGGCGGTCTCAACATTTCCGAACTGGACGGCTGGTGGGCGGAAGCCTACGACCCGGCGGTCGGCTGGGCCATCGGCGACGGCCGGGAACACGACAGCGATCCTGCTTGGGACCGCTTCGAAGCCGAGCAGCTGTATCAGATCCTCGAAACCGAAGTCGCCCCCGCCTTCTACCACCGCGATCCCCACGGTATTCCCACCCGCTGGCTGGCAAAGATGCGCGAAAGCATGGCGCGCCTGACACCGCACTTCTCCGCCAACCGCATGGTGCGCCAATACACCGAACAATACTATCTACCCCTGGCCCAGGATTATGTCCGGCGCCACCGCGACGACCAAGCCGTCGCCCGCGACCTGCTCGCCTGGCGGCACCGGCTGGAAAGCCAGTGGCACACCCTCCACTTCGGCGAGCTGGAAGTCAGCCGGGAGGGGGACGTCTACCGCTTCCAGGTCCAGGTCTATCTAGGCACCCTGGCGCCGGAAGCGGTACAGGTGGAAATCTATGCCGATCCCCAGGCGGCAGGCGAGCCCCCCTGGCGTTTTCCCATGACGCCGGCGCATCCGCTGCTGGGATCGGTGGGCGGCTTCCTGTACCGGGGAGAAGCACCGGCCCTGCGGCCCCAGGAACACTACACCGTGCGCATCGTCCCCCGCCACACCGAGGCGAAAATCCCCCTGGAGGTCATGCCGATCCTGTGGCAGCGCTGA
- a CDS encoding glycosyltransferase — MRIGYISSYPPIECGIAAYSAYLSDALREQGVDVYVVSHLGASGPQVFPAFNENDLDDKAYQVALRFTPDIVHVQHEFGLYGPHFGVNILPVIVKFRLIGVPVVTTLHTVYENPQPGHRVLIENILANSERVIVHQDYQRRTLEKLYPPQYSRKVTVIPHGARLVEPVAGAKAKLGLPADRKVILMIGYFRPSKNFELVIDLLPEILRRYPDALLVLAGKIRNQEYAEYRNQLFEHIRRSPARDHIRVILGQLRQETFDTILSAADVVVLPYKLTSQSGILAHCLAFGRPVVTSDTPAMRELIRQSGAGLIVASDDRYAEAIAELLGDEAKARAMGEAARRFVREKLAWPLIARRHVELYEGLMTHPDIGSQIIVVD; from the coding sequence ATGCGAATCGGCTACATCTCCAGCTATCCTCCGATCGAATGCGGAATCGCCGCCTATTCCGCCTATTTGAGCGACGCCCTGAGGGAGCAGGGGGTCGATGTCTACGTGGTCAGCCACCTGGGGGCGAGCGGGCCGCAGGTGTTTCCCGCCTTCAACGAGAACGACCTGGACGACAAAGCCTATCAGGTGGCGTTGCGTTTCACGCCCGACATCGTCCACGTGCAGCACGAATTCGGACTTTACGGGCCGCATTTCGGGGTCAACATTCTGCCGGTGATCGTCAAGTTCCGCCTCATCGGCGTGCCGGTGGTGACCACGCTGCATACGGTGTACGAGAATCCGCAGCCGGGGCATCGGGTTCTGATCGAGAACATCCTGGCCAATTCCGAGCGGGTCATCGTGCACCAGGACTATCAGCGTCGGACCCTGGAAAAGCTTTACCCGCCCCAGTACAGCCGCAAGGTGACGGTGATCCCCCACGGGGCGCGGCTGGTGGAGCCGGTCGCCGGGGCCAAGGCGAAACTGGGGCTGCCGGCCGACCGCAAGGTCATCCTCATGATCGGGTATTTCCGGCCCAGCAAGAACTTCGAGCTCGTCATCGACCTGCTGCCGGAGATCCTGCGTCGTTATCCGGACGCCCTGCTGGTGCTGGCGGGCAAGATCCGCAACCAGGAATACGCCGAATACCGCAACCAGTTGTTCGAGCACATCCGTCGCTCACCGGCCCGGGACCATATCCGGGTGATCCTGGGGCAGTTGCGTCAGGAAACCTTCGACACCATTCTTTCCGCCGCCGACGTGGTGGTGCTGCCGTACAAGCTCACCTCCCAGAGCGGCATCCTGGCGCATTGTCTAGCGTTCGGCCGACCGGTGGTGACCAGCGACACCCCGGCGATGCGGGAACTGATCCGCCAGTCCGGGGCCGGCCTGATCGTCGCGTCCGACGACCGTTACGCCGAGGCCATCGCCGAACTGCTCGGCGACGAGGCCAAGGCCCGGGCGATGGGCGAGGCGGCGCGCCGTTTCGTGCGGGAGAAGCTGGCCTGGCCGCTGATCGCCCGGCGTCATGTGGAGCTGTACGAAGGCTTGATGACCCATCCCGACATCGGTTCCCAGATCATCGTGGTGGATTGA
- a CDS encoding alanine/glycine:cation symporter family protein: protein MEAVAVFESWMERISGVVWGPVTLALLLGTGIYLTVGLRFLPWRRLGHALILLWQGRKGGGGGEITPFQALMTALSATIGTGNIAGVATAIALGGPGAVLWMWLTALFGMATKYAEAVLAVRYRERDALGQWVGGPMYYIKNGLGKRWRWLGWLFALFGTVAAFGIGNMVQANSVADALDSTWRVSHGWSGGVLMLLTAAVVLGGIRRIAEVASALVPLMAISYLAAAGSILYLHRHELGDALGTIVFSAFDPRAAAGGVTGGIVWNAVRFGVARGVFSNEAGLGSAPIAHAAARTTDPVRQGLVAMLGTFIDTLVICTLTALVILVSGLWDGGANGAALSTAAFEAGLSGYGAYVVSLGLAVFAFTTILGWSYYGERCAEFLFGVRAILPYRLLWIAAVPLGALGKLTVIWLVADVMNAMMALPNLIALLLLSPVVFRLSLSHAAKR, encoded by the coding sequence ATGGAAGCGGTGGCGGTGTTCGAGTCCTGGATGGAGCGAATCAGCGGGGTGGTCTGGGGGCCTGTGACCCTGGCGCTGTTGCTGGGCACCGGAATTTACCTGACCGTGGGGCTGCGATTTCTGCCCTGGCGCCGCCTGGGGCACGCCCTGATCCTGCTGTGGCAGGGACGCAAAGGAGGCGGGGGAGGGGAGATCACGCCGTTTCAGGCGCTGATGACGGCGCTTTCGGCCACCATCGGCACCGGCAACATCGCCGGTGTGGCCACGGCCATCGCCCTTGGAGGGCCTGGCGCTGTACTGTGGATGTGGCTTACCGCCCTGTTCGGCATGGCGACCAAATATGCGGAGGCGGTGCTGGCCGTCCGCTATCGGGAGCGGGACGCGCTGGGTCAGTGGGTGGGCGGCCCCATGTATTACATCAAAAACGGCCTGGGAAAGCGGTGGCGCTGGCTTGGTTGGCTGTTTGCCCTGTTCGGCACCGTCGCCGCCTTCGGGATCGGCAACATGGTGCAGGCCAATTCCGTGGCCGACGCCCTGGATTCCACCTGGCGGGTTTCCCATGGCTGGAGCGGCGGTGTGCTGATGCTGCTGACGGCGGCCGTGGTGCTGGGAGGCATCCGCCGCATCGCCGAGGTGGCCTCCGCGCTGGTGCCGCTGATGGCGATTTCCTATCTGGCGGCCGCCGGAAGCATCCTCTACCTGCACCGGCACGAGCTTGGCGACGCTTTGGGTACGATCGTGTTCTCTGCCTTCGATCCCCGGGCTGCCGCTGGCGGCGTGACGGGCGGAATCGTCTGGAACGCGGTCCGTTTCGGTGTGGCCCGGGGCGTCTTTTCCAACGAGGCAGGCCTGGGCAGCGCTCCCATCGCCCACGCGGCGGCGCGCACCACCGATCCGGTGCGCCAGGGGCTGGTGGCCATGCTGGGCACCTTCATCGACACCCTGGTGATCTGCACCCTCACCGCCCTGGTGATTCTGGTCAGTGGGCTTTGGGATGGCGGTGCCAACGGCGCCGCGCTTTCCACCGCGGCCTTCGAGGCCGGGCTGTCGGGCTACGGCGCCTATGTGGTCAGCCTAGGGCTGGCCGTGTTCGCCTTCACCACCATTTTGGGTTGGAGTTACTACGGAGAGCGGTGCGCCGAGTTTCTCTTCGGCGTGAGGGCGATTCTCCCTTACCGCCTGCTCTGGATTGCCGCAGTGCCCCTGGGGGCCCTGGGAAAACTCACTGTCATCTGGCTGGTGGCCGACGTCATGAACGCCATGATGGCTCTGCCGAACCTGATCGCCCTGTTGCTGCTCAGCCCCGTGGTATTCCGCCTGAGTCTGAGTCACGCCGCAAAACGCTAA
- a CDS encoding TolC family outer membrane protein yields the protein MRHWLALLFVLSLPAHADNLLDVYRLALQNDPTIRAARASLKAGLEAEKLGLAELLPKVEGRLGFNFTHKENLGRFPAGALLIPSNTKTNSVTHNWRLQLVQPIFDLTAWFHFRRGQDLTRQAKVRFTAEQQALILRVVEAYVAVLRARANLAASKAREAATKRQLDLARERFDVGLAAITDVREAEAGYNLAVAARLADEGTVSVAMEKLTVLTGHHHGPLWDLKADYPVEPPDPADRDAWVRFALQNNYDLKAAALEKEAARQGARAAAAEHLPKIVASAGYGHSHTDAEQNNMKQDLNSAFEVDDRVGDVSLDLTMPLFAGGGISAARRQAQAEFERNRETWLGTQRTVQQATRAEYINLMTSIARIEAGELAVASARASLKATRAGYEVGTRNIVDVLNTVQGLYAAERDYANARLDYVLARLRLKRLAGTLTPADIHALNHWLEPSHERKN from the coding sequence ATGCGTCACTGGCTCGCCCTGCTGTTCGTCCTCTCCCTCCCGGCCCACGCCGACAACCTGCTCGACGTCTACCGCCTGGCGCTGCAAAACGATCCCACCATTCGTGCCGCCCGCGCCAGTCTCAAGGCCGGGCTGGAGGCGGAAAAGCTGGGGCTGGCAGAACTTTTGCCGAAGGTGGAGGGCAGACTGGGCTTCAATTTCACCCACAAGGAGAACCTGGGGCGGTTTCCAGCGGGCGCTCTGCTCATTCCCAGCAACACTAAGACCAATTCCGTCACCCACAACTGGCGCCTGCAGCTGGTCCAGCCGATCTTCGACCTGACCGCCTGGTTCCATTTCCGCCGGGGCCAGGACCTGACGCGCCAGGCCAAGGTGCGCTTCACCGCCGAGCAGCAGGCGCTGATCCTGCGGGTGGTGGAAGCCTATGTCGCGGTGCTGCGGGCCCGCGCCAATCTGGCCGCCTCCAAGGCACGGGAGGCGGCGACCAAGCGCCAGCTGGATCTGGCCAGGGAACGTTTCGATGTCGGCCTGGCCGCCATCACCGACGTGCGCGAGGCCGAGGCCGGCTACAATCTGGCGGTCGCCGCCCGCCTGGCCGACGAAGGCACCGTCAGCGTGGCGATGGAGAAACTGACGGTGCTGACCGGCCACCATCACGGCCCGCTCTGGGATTTGAAAGCCGACTATCCGGTGGAACCTCCCGATCCGGCCGACCGTGACGCCTGGGTTCGCTTCGCCCTGCAGAACAACTACGACCTCAAGGCCGCCGCCCTGGAGAAGGAAGCCGCCCGCCAGGGCGCCCGCGCCGCCGCCGCCGAACATCTGCCCAAGATCGTCGCCAGCGCCGGTTACGGCCACAGCCACACCGATGCGGAACAGAACAACATGAAACAGGATCTCAATTCCGCCTTCGAAGTGGACGACCGCGTGGGCGACGTCAGCCTGGACCTGACCATGCCGCTGTTCGCCGGCGGCGGCATCAGCGCCGCCCGCCGCCAGGCCCAGGCCGAGTTCGAACGCAACCGGGAAACCTGGCTTGGCACCCAGCGCACCGTCCAGCAGGCCACCCGCGCCGAGTACATCAATCTCATGACCAGCATCGCCCGCATCGAGGCCGGCGAACTGGCGGTGGCCTCCGCCAGGGCTTCCCTGAAGGCGACCCGGGCCGGTTACGAAGTCGGCACTCGCAACATCGTCGACGTGCTCAACACCGTCCAGGGGCTCTATGCCGCCGAGCGCGACTACGCCAACGCCCGCCTCGACTACGTCCTGGCTAGGTTGCGCCTCAAGCGCCTCGCCGGCACCCTGACCCCGGCCGATATCCACGCCCTCAACCACTGGCTCGAGCCCTCCCATGAGCGGAAAAACTAA
- a CDS encoding HPP family protein, which produces MTRLWPPPDNVSLREKLISGLTALVAMAAVVLVSGHFLDPVGIPPVVASMGATAVLLFAVPSGPLSQPWAVWGGHLISAAIGVSCARWIADPVAAAALAVGLAISVMYLCRCLHPPGGASALTAVLGGPEVSRLGYEFLLTPLALNLVIIFSAALILNNLFPKRRYPARPSPKPKHGNAQRRLLEDALHRLDTFVDVSVEELEQICHLARQAQDRLFGDTTCADVMTREVITADYDTPTVKLWEWMVTHHIRSVPVVDRRGFVLGIVTTHDLLRQVTHQSGASWRQRLHRFLTPSDTLETDKPEVAGHLMTKPVVTARQDQPLTEVLPLFSEHGYHHLPIVDDHGRLVGILSEHDLVQLLDMALMRLNARQPPEAC; this is translated from the coding sequence ATGACACGGCTGTGGCCACCGCCGGACAACGTTTCCCTGCGGGAGAAGCTGATCTCGGGGCTGACCGCCCTGGTGGCGATGGCAGCCGTGGTGCTGGTCAGCGGCCACTTTCTGGATCCGGTGGGCATACCGCCGGTGGTGGCATCCATGGGGGCCACCGCAGTGCTGCTGTTCGCCGTGCCCTCCGGGCCGTTGTCGCAGCCCTGGGCGGTCTGGGGCGGGCATCTGATCTCCGCCGCCATCGGCGTCAGCTGCGCCCGCTGGATCGCCGATCCAGTGGCCGCAGCGGCGCTGGCGGTGGGCCTGGCCATCAGCGTCATGTACCTGTGCCGCTGTCTCCACCCCCCCGGCGGCGCCAGCGCCCTGACCGCGGTGCTGGGCGGTCCGGAGGTAAGCCGGCTGGGCTACGAGTTCCTCCTGACCCCGCTGGCGCTCAATCTGGTCATCATCTTCTCCGCCGCCCTGATCCTCAACAATCTGTTCCCCAAACGCCGCTATCCGGCCCGGCCGTCACCGAAACCGAAACACGGCAACGCCCAGCGGCGGCTATTGGAGGACGCCCTGCACCGGCTCGACACCTTCGTGGACGTGTCCGTGGAGGAACTGGAGCAGATCTGCCACCTCGCCCGCCAGGCTCAGGACCGCCTGTTCGGCGACACCACCTGCGCCGACGTCATGACGCGCGAGGTCATCACCGCCGACTACGACACGCCGACGGTGAAGCTCTGGGAATGGATGGTGACCCACCACATCCGTTCGGTGCCGGTGGTGGACCGGCGGGGCTTCGTTCTCGGCATCGTCACCACCCACGATCTGCTCCGGCAGGTCACTCATCAGAGCGGTGCTTCCTGGCGCCAGCGCCTGCATCGTTTCCTCACCCCCTCGGATACCCTGGAGACCGACAAACCGGAAGTGGCCGGCCACCTGATGACCAAACCGGTGGTGACCGCCCGCCAGGACCAGCCCCTGACCGAAGTGCTGCCCCTGTTTTCGGAGCACGGCTATCACCACCTGCCCATCGTCGACGACCACGGCCGCCTGGTCGGCATCCTCAGCGAACACGACCTGGTGCAACTGCTGGACATGGCCCTGATGCGCCTGAACGCGCGCCAGCCCCCGGAAGCTTGCTAA
- a CDS encoding glycoside hydrolase family 130 protein: MEKLHPFKRYEGNPILTRDDVPYWCNTVFNAAACKFGDQYLLLLRVEDLNGHSHLTLARSTDGYRFQVDERPWISPSADPRFEIYERYGIEDPRITYVREDRCWYITYTAYGPHGPRVGLGRTFDFETFERIALVTEVPNKDAVLFPEKIAGRYVMLDRPGGFAGGVGAVWVQYSQDLVYWGDAKALLGPQPGWGNSKLGTSTPPIATEVGWLVLYHGVRETPSGRIYRVGAMLLERGNPEKVIGYTPNFIFGPEELYERVGDVPNVVFPCGVIVEDGMLRMYYGAADTAIALAEARLDDIIELCRLAKSHEVKSR; this comes from the coding sequence ATGGAAAAGCTGCATCCGTTCAAGCGTTACGAAGGCAACCCGATCCTGACCCGCGACGACGTTCCCTACTGGTGCAACACCGTGTTCAACGCCGCCGCCTGCAAGTTCGGCGATCAGTATCTGTTACTGCTGCGGGTCGAGGACCTCAACGGCCACAGTCACCTGACCCTGGCCCGTTCCACCGACGGCTATCGCTTCCAGGTGGACGAGCGGCCCTGGATCAGCCCTTCCGCCGATCCTCGTTTTGAGATCTACGAACGCTATGGGATCGAGGACCCGCGCATCACCTACGTGCGCGAGGACCGTTGCTGGTACATCACCTATACCGCCTACGGTCCCCACGGGCCGCGGGTGGGGTTGGGGCGGACCTTCGACTTCGAGACCTTCGAACGCATCGCCCTGGTCACCGAGGTGCCCAACAAGGATGCGGTGCTGTTCCCGGAGAAAATCGCCGGCCGTTACGTGATGCTGGACCGCCCTGGCGGCTTTGCCGGTGGGGTCGGAGCCGTCTGGGTGCAGTATTCCCAGGATCTGGTCTATTGGGGGGATGCGAAGGCGCTGCTGGGACCACAGCCGGGCTGGGGCAACTCCAAGCTGGGCACTTCGACCCCGCCGATCGCTACCGAGGTCGGCTGGCTGGTGCTCTATCACGGTGTGCGCGAAACTCCCAGCGGACGTATCTACCGGGTCGGAGCGATGCTGCTGGAGCGCGGCAATCCCGAGAAAGTGATCGGTTACACTCCCAATTTCATCTTTGGCCCGGAGGAGCTGTACGAGCGCGTCGGTGACGTGCCCAACGTGGTGTTCCCCTGCGGGGTGATCGTCGAGGATGGCATGCTGAGGATGTACTATGGCGCCGCCGATACCGCCATCGCCTTGGCCGAGGCCCGGCTCGACGACATCATCGAGCTGTGCCGCCTGGCCAAGAGCCACGAGGTGAAAAGCCGCTGA
- a CDS encoding efflux RND transporter periplasmic adaptor subunit: MSGKTKPLILISLVILLGLAAYAWYRHDGSEKTDSGLTLYGNIDLRQIDLAVNGSERLTKVLLWEGDRVRPGQLMAQLDLEPFQAEVARLEAEVATQKAVVEKLENGSRPQEIERARAQLAEAEALEKDAWITYRRLKKLLPRKLISPEEVDNAKAQAEAASARRRAAEQNLSLAIEGPRREDKAAAKTRLKSLEAQLALARHRLRDASLYAPAAGVVRDRILEPGDMANPQRPVYTLALTDPLWARVYVDEPDLGKLKLGMRAEITTDSFPDKHYPGWVGYISPSAEFTPKTVQTEKLRTHLVYQVRVFACNPEGELRLGMPVTVHIPLPQTPDTRKPVPCRQPQPQDGDPPA, from the coding sequence ATGAGCGGAAAAACTAAACCTCTGATTCTGATATCGCTTGTCATCCTGCTGGGCCTCGCCGCCTACGCCTGGTACCGGCACGACGGAAGCGAAAAGACCGACAGCGGGCTGACCCTGTACGGTAACATCGACCTGCGCCAGATCGACCTGGCGGTCAACGGCAGCGAGCGTCTGACCAAAGTGCTGCTGTGGGAGGGCGACCGGGTCCGTCCCGGCCAGCTCATGGCCCAGCTCGACCTCGAACCGTTCCAGGCCGAAGTGGCCCGGCTCGAAGCCGAGGTCGCCACCCAAAAGGCGGTGGTGGAAAAACTGGAAAACGGCAGCCGTCCCCAGGAGATCGAGCGCGCCCGGGCCCAGCTCGCCGAGGCCGAGGCGCTGGAAAAGGACGCCTGGATCACCTACCGGCGGCTGAAAAAACTGCTGCCGCGCAAGCTCATTTCCCCGGAGGAAGTGGATAACGCCAAGGCCCAGGCCGAGGCGGCCAGCGCCCGCCGCCGGGCGGCGGAACAGAACCTGAGTCTGGCCATCGAGGGACCGCGCCGCGAGGACAAGGCCGCCGCCAAAACCCGCCTCAAATCGCTCGAGGCCCAGCTGGCCCTGGCCCGCCACCGCCTGCGTGACGCCAGCCTCTACGCCCCCGCCGCCGGCGTCGTCCGCGACCGCATCCTCGAACCCGGCGACATGGCCAATCCCCAGCGCCCGGTCTACACCCTCGCCCTGACCGATCCCCTGTGGGCCCGGGTCTACGTGGACGAGCCCGATCTGGGCAAACTGAAACTGGGGATGCGGGCCGAGATCACCACCGACAGTTTCCCGGACAAGCATTATCCCGGCTGGGTGGGCTACATCTCCCCCAGCGCCGAGTTCACTCCCAAGACGGTCCAGACCGAGAAACTGCGCACCCATCTGGTCTATCAGGTGCGGGTGTTCGCCTGCAATCCGGAAGGGGAACTCCGCCTGGGGATGCCGGTGACCGTGCACATTCCCTTGCCCCAGACCCCCGACACCCGTAAGCCGGTCCCCTGCCGGCAGCCACAGCCCCAAGATGGCGACCCGCCCGCCTGA
- a CDS encoding cytochrome P460 family protein, protein MQGLKSGKYPKGAMSVFDLWDYAEDNHALVEKQRKLIGVMEHDDQRFAATGGWGFEGFGEGRPDKRLVSDGGKGCFECHQAAKDRKYVFSELRD, encoded by the coding sequence CTGCAGGGGCTCAAGAGCGGCAAGTACCCGAAGGGAGCCATGTCCGTCTTCGATCTGTGGGACTATGCCGAGGACAACCATGCTTTGGTGGAGAAACAGCGCAAGCTCATCGGTGTCATGGAGCACGATGACCAGCGGTTCGCCGCCACCGGCGGCTGGGGCTTCGAGGGCTTCGGTGAGGGCAGGCCGGACAAGCGCCTGGTGAGCGACGGCGGCAAGGGCTGCTTCGAGTGCCACCAAGCGGCCAAGGACCGCAAATACGTGTTCAGCGAGCTGCGCGACTGA